A window of Tripterygium wilfordii isolate XIE 37 chromosome 7, ASM1340144v1, whole genome shotgun sequence contains these coding sequences:
- the LOC120002510 gene encoding uncharacterized protein LOC120002510: MSRSYNNFDIADQAQVAQVVVINVNKQTYMDKDYFYNIYINKDSRVSRPACYLQQSESVAIVIIEPLICIPNSNHVPLHIHFALPFCLIKFPECETECLFCLNHIYIYIMSPACNLDLDHHSGSRREINCLRPSLLRIHKDSHLIHKSTSSNSWSSSVLAPKQQQRRPVITYTHSPKIIHTKPEDFMGLVQKLTGRSSSGDQKIAPQTADSKSETNVIRENCDGGGVDLNEQNYCLADIPLFTPTSAAHFFCSPNKAYFLAK; the protein is encoded by the coding sequence ATGTCGAGATCATACAACAATTTTGACATCGCCGACCAAGCCCAAGTAGCACAAGTGGTGGTAATCAATGTtaataaacaaacatatatgGATAAAGACTacttttataatatatatataaacaaagacTCCAGAGTTTCAAGGCCTGCTTGCTACCTCCAACAGTCGGAATCGGTGGCTATAGTGATTATTGAGCCCCTTATATGTATACCAAACAGCAACCACGTTCCCCTTCACATCCATTTCGCTCTTCCTTTCTGTTTAATTAAGTTTCCAGAGTGCGAGACGgagtgtttgttttgtttgaaccatatatatatatatatcatgagtCCTGCTTGCAATCTTGATCTTGATCATCATAGCGGCAGCAGGAGGGAGATCAACTGTCTACGTCCTTCCCTGTTGAGGATCCACAAGGATTCGCATCTCATACACAAATCTACCTCCTCCAATTCATGGTCCTCCTCCGTTTTAGCTCCAAAACAGCAGCAGCGTCGTCCGGTCATTACTTACACGCATTCTCCGAAGATTATCCATACGAAACCTGAAGATTTTATGGGCTTGGTCCAGAAACTCACCGGGCGTTCGAGTTCGGGAGATCAAAAAATAGCACCGCAAACAGCGGATTCCAAGTCTGAAACAAACGTTATTCGTGAGAattgtgatggtggtggtgttgattTGAATGAACAGAATTATTGTCTGGCTGATATTCCTCTCTTTACACCAACATCCGCCGCCCATTTCTTCTGCTCGCCAAACAAGGCTTACTTCCTTGCAAAATGA